AATGGCGCATGCCGGTCAAGAAGAGCGAGGTGCTGCGCGCCGCCCTGCACGCGCTGATGGGCCTGAGTGACGCCCGCCTGAAGGAGACGCTGGCCGGACTCGCGCCCATCAAGAAGGGCCGCCCCAGCAAGGCCTGAAAGAGCCGGGGGGCCGCGATGGCCCCCCTCGTTGGATCACACGGTCGTCGCGCGGGATGACTCCACGCGGAACACCGACACCAGCTCCGCCAGCCGCGCTGCCTGGTCTTTCATGCTGGCCGCCGCCGCGGCCGACTCCTCGACCAGCGCCGCGTTCTGCTGCGTCATGCTGTCAAGTTCGCCCACGGTGCGGTTGACCTGCGAGATGCCGGCCGACTGCTCCTTGGTCGCCTCGGTGATCTCGTTGATGATGTGGTTGACCTGCTCCACCGCGGTCACGATGTCGCCCATCGAAGTGCCGGCCTCTTCCACCAGGCGTGCGCCGGCCTCGACCGACTCGACCGAAGCCCCGATCAGCGACTTGATTTCCTTCGCGGCCTCGGCCGAGCGTTGCGCCAGCAGACGCACTTCACCGGCCACCACGGCAAAGCCGCGACCCTGCTCACCCGCTCGCGCGGCTTCCACGGCGGCATTCAGCGCCAGGATGTTGGTCTGGAACGCGATGCCGTCGATCACCGAGATGATGTCGACGATCTTCTGCGAGCGCTGGTTGATCTCGCCCATGGTCGTGACCACCTGCGACACCACGGTGCCCCCGCGCTGGGCGGCACCCGCCGCCTGACGGGCCAGATCGGCCGCGGTGCTGGCCGACTCGGCGGTCTGCAGCACGCCGGTCGCCACCTGCTCCATGGACGAGGCGGCGCCCTGCAGGCTGGAAGCTGTCTGCTCGGTGCGGTTCGACAGGTCCATGCCACCGGAGGCGACCTCGCTGCTGGCCACGCGGATGGAGTCGGTGGAGTAACGCACCTCCTGCACGATGCCCCCCAGCGACTGGCGCATGGCCTGCAGAGAACGCAGCACCTCGGACACTTCGTCCTGCCCTTCGATGCGCGACGAGCGGGTCAGGTCCCCGTCGGCAATTGCCTTGGTCACCTTCACCACATGGGCCAACGGGCCCGTGACGGACACGGTGATGGCGCGCGCCACCAGCACGCCGATGAGCAGACAGGCGCCGCCCAACGCGAGGATAAAGCCCTGCGCCGCGCTCACTTCGTCGTCCACCGTCTTCTGTATGGCCTGCGCGTGGGCCTGCGTCTTCGTGCCCACCTCGGCAATGGCGCTCAGGTAGCGTTCGGCGAGCGGCATCATCTCGCGGTCAATGAAGGCCGCCGCGTCGGGTTCACCGGCCTTCAGCCGCTTGAACGCCTCGTCCCGGGACGCCACGTAGGCCTTGCGGTGTTCCGCAATCGCCTTGAACGTGGCCCGCTCCTCGTCGGTGTCCGCCCCCTCTTCCAGGGTCTTCTGGAGCTTGGAGATCTCGGCCGATGTCTGCTTGATCTGGCCGCCGAACTGCGCCTGCACCGCTTCGTCGTTCCCCGACTTGGCGATGGCCAGTGTGCGGGTCACGTTCAAGGTGGTGAGGCTGTGCCAGTGCTCGGCCATCTCCGCCACGCTGCTGACCTCGGCGACATGCTCCACGCCTTCACGGGTGGATTGCAGCTTGAACCAGCCGAGGGCACAGATCCACACAACGAGCGTCAGCACCACGGCAAAGCCGAGCCCCAGCCGTCGGCCCATCTTCAAGTTGTTCAGCGCCTTCATGACCCTCGTCTCCTGGTAATTTCCCAGGTATTTCGGACGGGCGCGGCCGTTCTTGAGGGGCCGGGCGCCGCCGTACCGAGAAGTAAGCACGGCGGCGAAGGCTGCGTGGCCTCGCTCAGTTCAAGGCACTGGTCGGCACCACGGGCAGCACCACGCTGGAAGGCCGGGCCGGGTCGCTGTAGATCGTGGTGACGTTGCCCAGCGCACCGGCCTGCTGGGGCGCGGGCCACACGCCCATGGCCTGGTTGCTCGCGCTGATGGCGATGCGCAGCTTGTGGCCCTTGCGCACCAGGGCCGCAGCCGGGAACACCTCCACCGGCACCAGCATCGGCTGGCCCGGGATCACGGCCAGCCGCGAAGCCTCGGTGAACGGATGCCAGGGCTGGATCATGACACCGTTGACATGCCGCGAGCGCATCGGGTCGACCGCCCGGAAGGCGGCCGACTGCAGGCCCGTGCTGATGGGCGTGGCCTTGCCGAACACATCCACGTCGTCCACCCGCACGGCCAGGGCGGCGTCGGGCCGGGTGGTCGACATCCAGACATCAGCCTGGATGGGGCCGTTGAGATAGAGATCGCTCTGCAGCGGCTCGGTCTCGTAGATCACCGCGCCCTGAGTGCGCTCGACCACCGCACTGTTCGTGTAGCAGGCCTTGGGCAGCAGGCCCGGCAAGCCCAGCGACCATTGCACGAAGCTGCTCGAGCAGTCGCTGCCATCGTTGATCTGGACCTTGGCCTTCACCGTCGTGCCGTCCTCGCTCTTCTCGTAGGTGATGACGGGGGCAGCCGGCTCTCTCACCGTGCGGGCGGCCTCCATCGTGGTGGGCTTCAGTGCGCTCAGCTTCGCGTTGCCGCGCAGGTACATGCGCTGCGGACTCATCTGCGGATGCGGCCAGTCGGTGGCCCGTGCGTACCGGGTGCTGCCCAGTACACCGTAGCCTTCCACGAACTGCGTGACGTTGGGCATTGTGGCGGCGCCTGTGTCCATGCCGCGCAGGTACTGATCGAACCACTGCAGCATCAGCGAGGCCGAGCCCGGCGCGCCACGGGCGGTGAGGTTGTCGGCCCCGCCAGAGGCGGCCAGCACGGCCTGGATGTGGGCGCCCTTCAGGATCACCAGCTTGGTCGTGGCGCTCTGCTTGATCTGCTCGTACAGCAGGGGCTCGTCGCGCTGGAAGATGTCGTTCGAGCTGCCCACCAGGAAGGTCGGCACCTTGATGCGGCTGGCGCCTTCGATGGGTGAGCGCACCGACCAGAAGGTGCCGTCGTCCGTTGCATAGCCCGGCTTGCCCGCCAGCGCGTTGCCCACCGTGGGCAGGTACCAGCTGTCGATCGACGCGATGTGCTGCTGGTTGGCCGCCTCGATCTGCGCCGCGTAGGCCGGGTTGCTCTTGATTGCCAGGTCGTTGGCCACGCTCAGCGAATGCGTCAGTGGCAGCCAGATGCTGATGAAATTGGCGTTGAGCAGGCCGCCCGGGCCCACCGTGCCGCGGAAGGCATCGCCCATCGGCACTTGCGCAAACACGGCCTTCACCGCCGGATGCTGCTGCTTGGCGGTCTGCAGGCTGGTGATGCCCAGGAACGAGGTGCCCGCCAGACCCAGGTTGCCGTTGAACCAGGGCTGCTTCGTGATCCAGTCGACGGCGTCGGCATACGCCGCCTGCTCGGCCTCACCCAGCAGGGCCGCCTCGCCGCTCGACATGCCCGATCCCAGCACGTCGACCGCCACCGAGATGTAGCCACGCCGGTTCATGAAGCGGTCCTGCCCGCCCACCAGCAAGGTGTTGCCTGTGCCCGAGACCGAGCCCAGCAGCTGGCCCACGTCGATGCGGTAAGCCGTCTGGGTCAGGATGGCCGGAAAGGCGCCTGGTACCGGCTTGCCTTGCGCATCGGCCGGCACCGACACCAGCACCGCCAACTTGTGGCCGCTGCGGGTGGTGATGAACTGCAACGGCAGCGTGATGGAGCCGGGGTGCTCTTCAGCCCGCGCGTACGCCTTCCACACCGCGCCTGCGTTGCTGGTCACCGGTGTGAGGGCCTGGGCCGTGGTGCCCCGTGTGCCCAGCGTCGTGCTTTGCGCGGTCGCGGTGCCAGCCAGGCACAGCACTGTCGCAGCCAGGCTGAGTGCACGCAAGGTGGCCGGCACCGAGGCGGGGCGGTCAAGGGTTGCAGATGGGTTCATGGCTCCTCCAGGGGGTTTGAAATGGGCGGGTCA
The genomic region above belongs to Aquabacterium olei and contains:
- a CDS encoding CocE/NonD family hydrolase; amino-acid sequence: MNPSATLDRPASVPATLRALSLAATVLCLAGTATAQSTTLGTRGTTAQALTPVTSNAGAVWKAYARAEEHPGSITLPLQFITTRSGHKLAVLVSVPADAQGKPVPGAFPAILTQTAYRIDVGQLLGSVSGTGNTLLVGGQDRFMNRRGYISVAVDVLGSGMSSGEAALLGEAEQAAYADAVDWITKQPWFNGNLGLAGTSFLGITSLQTAKQQHPAVKAVFAQVPMGDAFRGTVGPGGLLNANFISIWLPLTHSLSVANDLAIKSNPAYAAQIEAANQQHIASIDSWYLPTVGNALAGKPGYATDDGTFWSVRSPIEGASRIKVPTFLVGSSNDIFQRDEPLLYEQIKQSATTKLVILKGAHIQAVLAASGGADNLTARGAPGSASLMLQWFDQYLRGMDTGAATMPNVTQFVEGYGVLGSTRYARATDWPHPQMSPQRMYLRGNAKLSALKPTTMEAARTVREPAAPVITYEKSEDGTTVKAKVQINDGSDCSSSFVQWSLGLPGLLPKACYTNSAVVERTQGAVIYETEPLQSDLYLNGPIQADVWMSTTRPDAALAVRVDDVDVFGKATPISTGLQSAAFRAVDPMRSRHVNGVMIQPWHPFTEASRLAVIPGQPMLVPVEVFPAAALVRKGHKLRIAISASNQAMGVWPAPQQAGALGNVTTIYSDPARPSSVVLPVVPTSALN
- a CDS encoding methyl-accepting chemotaxis protein, which codes for MKALNNLKMGRRLGLGFAVVLTLVVWICALGWFKLQSTREGVEHVAEVSSVAEMAEHWHSLTTLNVTRTLAIAKSGNDEAVQAQFGGQIKQTSAEISKLQKTLEEGADTDEERATFKAIAEHRKAYVASRDEAFKRLKAGEPDAAAFIDREMMPLAERYLSAIAEVGTKTQAHAQAIQKTVDDEVSAAQGFILALGGACLLIGVLVARAITVSVTGPLAHVVKVTKAIADGDLTRSSRIEGQDEVSEVLRSLQAMRQSLGGIVQEVRYSTDSIRVASSEVASGGMDLSNRTEQTASSLQGAASSMEQVATGVLQTAESASTAADLARQAAGAAQRGGTVVSQVVTTMGEINQRSQKIVDIISVIDGIAFQTNILALNAAVEAARAGEQGRGFAVVAGEVRLLAQRSAEAAKEIKSLIGASVESVEAGARLVEEAGTSMGDIVTAVEQVNHIINEITEATKEQSAGISQVNRTVGELDSMTQQNAALVEESAAAAASMKDQAARLAELVSVFRVESSRATTV